One Lemur catta isolate mLemCat1 chromosome 15, mLemCat1.pri, whole genome shotgun sequence genomic window carries:
- the RUNDC3A gene encoding RUN domain-containing protein 3A isoform X6: MEASFVQTTMALGLSSKKASSRNVAVERRNLITVCRFSVKTLLEKYTAEPIDDSSEEFVNFAAILEQILSHRFKACAPAGPVSWFSSDGQRGFWDYIRLACSKVPNNCVSSIENMENISTARAKGRAWIRVALMEKRMSEYITTALRDTRTTRRFYDSGAIMLREEATVLTGMLIGLSAIDFSFCLKGEVLDGKTPVVIDYTPYLKFTQSYDYLTDEEERHSAESSTSEDNSPEHPYLPLVTDEDSWYSKWHKMEQKFRIVYAQKGYLEELVRLRESQLKDLEAENRRLQLQLEEAAAQNQREKRELEGVILELQEQLTGLIPGDHAPLAQGSKELTTPLVNQWPSLGTLSGAEGASNSKLYRRHSFMSSDPLSAEASLSSDSQRLGEGKRDEEPWGPIGSSEPN, translated from the exons ATGGAAGCGAGCTTTGTCCAGACCACCATGGCTCTGGGGCTGTCCTCCAAGAAAGCGTCTTCCCGCAACGTGGCCGTGGAGCGTAGGAACCTGATCACCGTGTGCAG gttCTCTGTGAAAACACTGCTGGAGAAGTACACGGCAGAGCCCATCGATGACTCATCCGAGGAGTTTGTTAATTTCGCAGCCATTTTAGAGCAGATCCTCAGCCACCGTTTCAAAG CCTGTGCCCCAGCAGGTCCAGTGAGCTGGTTCAGCTCAGATGGGCAGCGGGGCTTCTGGGACTATATCCGGCTGGCCTGCAGCAAAGTGCCCAACAACTGTGTGAGCAGCATCGAGAACATGGAGAACATCAGCACAGCCCGAGCCAAG GGCAGGGCATGGATCCGGGTGGCGCTGATGGAGAAGCGCATGTCGGAATACATCACCACAGCTCTGCGGGACACCCGGACCACCAG acGGTTCTATGACTCTGGAGCCATCATGCTGCGGGAAGAAGCCACCGTCCTCACTGGGATGCTGATCGGACTGAGCGCCATCGACTTCAG CTTCTGTCTGAAGGGCGAAGTCCTGGACGGGAAGACCCCCGTGGTCATCGATTACACGCCCTATCTAAAGTTCACCCAGAG CTACGACTACCTGACGGACGAGGAGGAGCGGCACAGCGCCGAGAGTAGCACGAGCGAGGACAACTCGCCCGAGCACCCGTACCTGCCGCTCGTCACCGACGAGGACAGCTGGTACAGCAAGTGGCACAAGATGGAGCAGAAGTTCCGCATCGTCTATGCGCAGAAG GGCTACCTGGAGGAGCTGGTGCGTCTGCGCGAGTCGCAGCTGAAGGACCTGGAGGCGGAGAACCGGCggctgcagctgcagctggaggAAGCGGCAGCGCAGAACCAGCGCGAGAAGCGAGAGCTGGAAGGCGTGATCCTGGAGCTGCAGGAGCAGCT gaCAGGTCTGATCCCCGGTGACCACGCCCCCCTGGCCCAGGGTTCCAAGGAGCTAACCACGCCCCTGGTCAACCAGTGGCCTTCGCTGGGAACGCTCAGTGGGGCAGAGGGTGCCAGCAACTCCAAGCTCTACCGGAG ACACAGCTTCATGAGCTCGGACCCGCTGTCAGCTGAAGCTAGTCTAAGCTCGGACTCCCAGCGCCTGGGAGAGGGCAAGCGGGACGAGGAGCCCTGGGGCCCCATCG gaagctcagagccaaaTTAG
- the RUNDC3A gene encoding RUN domain-containing protein 3A isoform X1, whose product MEASFVQTTMALGLSSKKASSRNVAVERRNLITVCRFSVKTLLEKYTAEPIDDSSEEFVNFAAILEQILSHRFKACAPAGPVSWFSSDGQRGFWDYIRLACSKVPNNCVSSIENMENISTARAKGRAWIRVALMEKRMSEYITTALRDTRTTRRFYDSGAIMLREEATVLTGMLIGLSAIDFSFCLKGEVLDGKTPVVIDYTPYLKFTQSYDYLTDEEERHSAESSTSEDNSPEHPYLPLVTDEDSWYSKWHKMEQKFRIVYAQKGYLEELVRLRESQLKDLEAENRRLQLQLEEAAAQNQREKRELEGVILELQEQLTGLIPGDHAPLAQGSKELTTPLVNQWPSLGTLSGAEGASNSKLYRREGPHALHAGPLRLPGLHPQLQVPGELQIQRVPGERQSRGQPSTEPQLRNGVGSASPTCQGPWTPTTFLRVPQSRPSFQRTLPTQPGVSRGRQPHPLACLSFLPRQLQQQAG is encoded by the exons ATGGAAGCGAGCTTTGTCCAGACCACCATGGCTCTGGGGCTGTCCTCCAAGAAAGCGTCTTCCCGCAACGTGGCCGTGGAGCGTAGGAACCTGATCACCGTGTGCAG gttCTCTGTGAAAACACTGCTGGAGAAGTACACGGCAGAGCCCATCGATGACTCATCCGAGGAGTTTGTTAATTTCGCAGCCATTTTAGAGCAGATCCTCAGCCACCGTTTCAAAG CCTGTGCCCCAGCAGGTCCAGTGAGCTGGTTCAGCTCAGATGGGCAGCGGGGCTTCTGGGACTATATCCGGCTGGCCTGCAGCAAAGTGCCCAACAACTGTGTGAGCAGCATCGAGAACATGGAGAACATCAGCACAGCCCGAGCCAAG GGCAGGGCATGGATCCGGGTGGCGCTGATGGAGAAGCGCATGTCGGAATACATCACCACAGCTCTGCGGGACACCCGGACCACCAG acGGTTCTATGACTCTGGAGCCATCATGCTGCGGGAAGAAGCCACCGTCCTCACTGGGATGCTGATCGGACTGAGCGCCATCGACTTCAG CTTCTGTCTGAAGGGCGAAGTCCTGGACGGGAAGACCCCCGTGGTCATCGATTACACGCCCTATCTAAAGTTCACCCAGAG CTACGACTACCTGACGGACGAGGAGGAGCGGCACAGCGCCGAGAGTAGCACGAGCGAGGACAACTCGCCCGAGCACCCGTACCTGCCGCTCGTCACCGACGAGGACAGCTGGTACAGCAAGTGGCACAAGATGGAGCAGAAGTTCCGCATCGTCTATGCGCAGAAG GGCTACCTGGAGGAGCTGGTGCGTCTGCGCGAGTCGCAGCTGAAGGACCTGGAGGCGGAGAACCGGCggctgcagctgcagctggaggAAGCGGCAGCGCAGAACCAGCGCGAGAAGCGAGAGCTGGAAGGCGTGATCCTGGAGCTGCAGGAGCAGCT gaCAGGTCTGATCCCCGGTGACCACGCCCCCCTGGCCCAGGGTTCCAAGGAGCTAACCACGCCCCTGGTCAACCAGTGGCCTTCGCTGGGAACGCTCAGTGGGGCAGAGGGTGCCAGCAACTCCAAGCTCTACCGGAG gGAAGGACCCCACGCCCTCCATGCTGGGCCTCTGCGGCTCCCTGGCCTCCATCCCCAGCTGCAAGTCCCTGGCGAGCTTCAAATCCAACGAGTGCCTGGTGAGCGACAGTCCCGAGGGCAGCCCAGCACTGAGCCCCAGCTGAGGAACGGCGTGGGCAGTGCCAGCCCCACCTGCCAGGGGCCATGGACACCTACCACCTTTCTTCGAGTCCCCCAATCCAGGCCATCCTTCCAGAGAACGCTGCCCACCCAGCCAGGGGTCTCTCGGGGAAGACAACCCCATCCTCTTGCCTGTCTTAGCTTCCTGCCAAGGCAGCTGCAACAGCAAGCTGGCTGA
- the RUNDC3A gene encoding RUN domain-containing protein 3A isoform X4: protein MEASFVQTTMALGLSSKKASSRNVAVERRNLITVCRFSVKTLLEKYTAEPIDDSSEEFVNFAAILEQILSHRFKGPVSWFSSDGQRGFWDYIRLACSKVPNNCVSSIENMENISTARAKGRAWIRVALMEKRMSEYITTALRDTRTTRRFYDSGAIMLREEATVLTGMLIGLSAIDFSFCLKGEVLDGKTPVVIDYTPYLKFTQSYDYLTDEEERHSAESSTSEDNSPEHPYLPLVTDEDSWYSKWHKMEQKFRIVYAQKGYLEELVRLRESQLKDLEAENRRLQLQLEEAAAQNQREKRELEGVILELQEQLTGLIPGDHAPLAQGSKELTTPLVNQWPSLGTLSGAEGASNSKLYRRHSFMSSDPLSAEASLSSDSQRLGEGKRDEEPWGPIGKDPTPSMLGLCGSLASIPSCKSLASFKSNECLVSDSPEGSPALSPS, encoded by the exons ATGGAAGCGAGCTTTGTCCAGACCACCATGGCTCTGGGGCTGTCCTCCAAGAAAGCGTCTTCCCGCAACGTGGCCGTGGAGCGTAGGAACCTGATCACCGTGTGCAG gttCTCTGTGAAAACACTGCTGGAGAAGTACACGGCAGAGCCCATCGATGACTCATCCGAGGAGTTTGTTAATTTCGCAGCCATTTTAGAGCAGATCCTCAGCCACCGTTTCAAAG GTCCAGTGAGCTGGTTCAGCTCAGATGGGCAGCGGGGCTTCTGGGACTATATCCGGCTGGCCTGCAGCAAAGTGCCCAACAACTGTGTGAGCAGCATCGAGAACATGGAGAACATCAGCACAGCCCGAGCCAAG GGCAGGGCATGGATCCGGGTGGCGCTGATGGAGAAGCGCATGTCGGAATACATCACCACAGCTCTGCGGGACACCCGGACCACCAG acGGTTCTATGACTCTGGAGCCATCATGCTGCGGGAAGAAGCCACCGTCCTCACTGGGATGCTGATCGGACTGAGCGCCATCGACTTCAG CTTCTGTCTGAAGGGCGAAGTCCTGGACGGGAAGACCCCCGTGGTCATCGATTACACGCCCTATCTAAAGTTCACCCAGAG CTACGACTACCTGACGGACGAGGAGGAGCGGCACAGCGCCGAGAGTAGCACGAGCGAGGACAACTCGCCCGAGCACCCGTACCTGCCGCTCGTCACCGACGAGGACAGCTGGTACAGCAAGTGGCACAAGATGGAGCAGAAGTTCCGCATCGTCTATGCGCAGAAG GGCTACCTGGAGGAGCTGGTGCGTCTGCGCGAGTCGCAGCTGAAGGACCTGGAGGCGGAGAACCGGCggctgcagctgcagctggaggAAGCGGCAGCGCAGAACCAGCGCGAGAAGCGAGAGCTGGAAGGCGTGATCCTGGAGCTGCAGGAGCAGCT gaCAGGTCTGATCCCCGGTGACCACGCCCCCCTGGCCCAGGGTTCCAAGGAGCTAACCACGCCCCTGGTCAACCAGTGGCCTTCGCTGGGAACGCTCAGTGGGGCAGAGGGTGCCAGCAACTCCAAGCTCTACCGGAG ACACAGCTTCATGAGCTCGGACCCGCTGTCAGCTGAAGCTAGTCTAAGCTCGGACTCCCAGCGCCTGGGAGAGGGCAAGCGGGACGAGGAGCCCTGGGGCCCCATCG gGAAGGACCCCACGCCCTCCATGCTGGGCCTCTGCGGCTCCCTGGCCTCCATCCCCAGCTGCAAGTCCCTGGCGAGCTTCAAATCCAACGAGTGCCTGGTGAGCGACAGTCCCGAGGGCAGCCCAGCACTGAGCCCCAGCTGA
- the RUNDC3A gene encoding RUN domain-containing protein 3A isoform X3, translating to MEASFVQTTMALGLSSKKASSRNVAVERRNLITVCRFSVKTLLEKYTAEPIDDSSEEFVNFAAILEQILSHRFKGPVSWFSSDGQRGFWDYIRLACSKVPNNCVSSIENMENISTARAKGRAWIRVALMEKRMSEYITTALRDTRTTRRFYDSGAIMLREEATVLTGMLIGLSAIDFSFCLKGEVLDGKTPVVIDYTPYLKFTQSYDYLTDEEERHSAESSTSEDNSPEHPYLPLVTDEDSWYSKWHKMEQKFRIVYAQKGYLEELVRLRESQLKDLEAENRRLQLQLEEAAAQNQREKRELEGVILELQEQLTGLIPGDHAPLAQGSKELTTPLVNQWPSLGTLSGAEGASNSKLYRREGPHALHAGPLRLPGLHPQLQVPGELQIQRVPGERQSRGQPSTEPQLRNGVGSASPTCQGPWTPTTFLRVPQSRPSFQRTLPTQPGVSRGRQPHPLACLSFLPRQLQQQAG from the exons ATGGAAGCGAGCTTTGTCCAGACCACCATGGCTCTGGGGCTGTCCTCCAAGAAAGCGTCTTCCCGCAACGTGGCCGTGGAGCGTAGGAACCTGATCACCGTGTGCAG gttCTCTGTGAAAACACTGCTGGAGAAGTACACGGCAGAGCCCATCGATGACTCATCCGAGGAGTTTGTTAATTTCGCAGCCATTTTAGAGCAGATCCTCAGCCACCGTTTCAAAG GTCCAGTGAGCTGGTTCAGCTCAGATGGGCAGCGGGGCTTCTGGGACTATATCCGGCTGGCCTGCAGCAAAGTGCCCAACAACTGTGTGAGCAGCATCGAGAACATGGAGAACATCAGCACAGCCCGAGCCAAG GGCAGGGCATGGATCCGGGTGGCGCTGATGGAGAAGCGCATGTCGGAATACATCACCACAGCTCTGCGGGACACCCGGACCACCAG acGGTTCTATGACTCTGGAGCCATCATGCTGCGGGAAGAAGCCACCGTCCTCACTGGGATGCTGATCGGACTGAGCGCCATCGACTTCAG CTTCTGTCTGAAGGGCGAAGTCCTGGACGGGAAGACCCCCGTGGTCATCGATTACACGCCCTATCTAAAGTTCACCCAGAG CTACGACTACCTGACGGACGAGGAGGAGCGGCACAGCGCCGAGAGTAGCACGAGCGAGGACAACTCGCCCGAGCACCCGTACCTGCCGCTCGTCACCGACGAGGACAGCTGGTACAGCAAGTGGCACAAGATGGAGCAGAAGTTCCGCATCGTCTATGCGCAGAAG GGCTACCTGGAGGAGCTGGTGCGTCTGCGCGAGTCGCAGCTGAAGGACCTGGAGGCGGAGAACCGGCggctgcagctgcagctggaggAAGCGGCAGCGCAGAACCAGCGCGAGAAGCGAGAGCTGGAAGGCGTGATCCTGGAGCTGCAGGAGCAGCT gaCAGGTCTGATCCCCGGTGACCACGCCCCCCTGGCCCAGGGTTCCAAGGAGCTAACCACGCCCCTGGTCAACCAGTGGCCTTCGCTGGGAACGCTCAGTGGGGCAGAGGGTGCCAGCAACTCCAAGCTCTACCGGAG gGAAGGACCCCACGCCCTCCATGCTGGGCCTCTGCGGCTCCCTGGCCTCCATCCCCAGCTGCAAGTCCCTGGCGAGCTTCAAATCCAACGAGTGCCTGGTGAGCGACAGTCCCGAGGGCAGCCCAGCACTGAGCCCCAGCTGAGGAACGGCGTGGGCAGTGCCAGCCCCACCTGCCAGGGGCCATGGACACCTACCACCTTTCTTCGAGTCCCCCAATCCAGGCCATCCTTCCAGAGAACGCTGCCCACCCAGCCAGGGGTCTCTCGGGGAAGACAACCCCATCCTCTTGCCTGTCTTAGCTTCCTGCCAAGGCAGCTGCAACAGCAAGCTGGCTGA
- the RUNDC3A gene encoding RUN domain-containing protein 3A isoform X7, with protein sequence MEASFVQTTMALGLSSKKASSRNVAVERRNLITVCRFSVKTLLEKYTAEPIDDSSEEFVNFAAILEQILSHRFKGPVSWFSSDGQRGFWDYIRLACSKVPNNCVSSIENMENISTARAKGRAWIRVALMEKRMSEYITTALRDTRTTRRFYDSGAIMLREEATVLTGMLIGLSAIDFSFCLKGEVLDGKTPVVIDYTPYLKFTQSYDYLTDEEERHSAESSTSEDNSPEHPYLPLVTDEDSWYSKWHKMEQKFRIVYAQKGYLEELVRLRESQLKDLEAENRRLQLQLEEAAAQNQREKRELEGVILELQEQLTGLIPGDHAPLAQGSKELTTPLVNQWPSLGTLSGAEGASNSKLYRRHSFMSSDPLSAEASLSSDSQRLGEGKRDEEPWGPIGSSEPN encoded by the exons ATGGAAGCGAGCTTTGTCCAGACCACCATGGCTCTGGGGCTGTCCTCCAAGAAAGCGTCTTCCCGCAACGTGGCCGTGGAGCGTAGGAACCTGATCACCGTGTGCAG gttCTCTGTGAAAACACTGCTGGAGAAGTACACGGCAGAGCCCATCGATGACTCATCCGAGGAGTTTGTTAATTTCGCAGCCATTTTAGAGCAGATCCTCAGCCACCGTTTCAAAG GTCCAGTGAGCTGGTTCAGCTCAGATGGGCAGCGGGGCTTCTGGGACTATATCCGGCTGGCCTGCAGCAAAGTGCCCAACAACTGTGTGAGCAGCATCGAGAACATGGAGAACATCAGCACAGCCCGAGCCAAG GGCAGGGCATGGATCCGGGTGGCGCTGATGGAGAAGCGCATGTCGGAATACATCACCACAGCTCTGCGGGACACCCGGACCACCAG acGGTTCTATGACTCTGGAGCCATCATGCTGCGGGAAGAAGCCACCGTCCTCACTGGGATGCTGATCGGACTGAGCGCCATCGACTTCAG CTTCTGTCTGAAGGGCGAAGTCCTGGACGGGAAGACCCCCGTGGTCATCGATTACACGCCCTATCTAAAGTTCACCCAGAG CTACGACTACCTGACGGACGAGGAGGAGCGGCACAGCGCCGAGAGTAGCACGAGCGAGGACAACTCGCCCGAGCACCCGTACCTGCCGCTCGTCACCGACGAGGACAGCTGGTACAGCAAGTGGCACAAGATGGAGCAGAAGTTCCGCATCGTCTATGCGCAGAAG GGCTACCTGGAGGAGCTGGTGCGTCTGCGCGAGTCGCAGCTGAAGGACCTGGAGGCGGAGAACCGGCggctgcagctgcagctggaggAAGCGGCAGCGCAGAACCAGCGCGAGAAGCGAGAGCTGGAAGGCGTGATCCTGGAGCTGCAGGAGCAGCT gaCAGGTCTGATCCCCGGTGACCACGCCCCCCTGGCCCAGGGTTCCAAGGAGCTAACCACGCCCCTGGTCAACCAGTGGCCTTCGCTGGGAACGCTCAGTGGGGCAGAGGGTGCCAGCAACTCCAAGCTCTACCGGAG ACACAGCTTCATGAGCTCGGACCCGCTGTCAGCTGAAGCTAGTCTAAGCTCGGACTCCCAGCGCCTGGGAGAGGGCAAGCGGGACGAGGAGCCCTGGGGCCCCATCG gaagctcagagccaaaTTAG
- the RUNDC3A gene encoding RUN domain-containing protein 3A isoform X5, translating to MEASFVQTTMALGLSSKKASSRNVAVERRNLITVCRFSVKTLLEKYTAEPIDDSSEEFVNFAAILEQILSHRFKACAPAGPVSWFSSDGQRGFWDYIRLACSKVPNNCVSSIENMENISTARAKGRAWIRVALMEKRMSEYITTALRDTRTTRRFYDSGAIMLREEATVLTGMLIGLSAIDFSFCLKGEVLDGKTPVVIDYTPYLKFTQSYDYLTDEEERHSAESSTSEDNSPEHPYLPLVTDEDSWYSKWHKMEQKFRIVYAQKGYLEELVRLRESQLKDLEAENRRLQLQLEEAAAQNQREKRELEGVILELQEQLTGLIPGDHAPLAQGSKELTTPLVNQWPSLGTLSGAEGASNSKLYRRHSFMSSDPLSAEASLSSDSQRLGEGKRDEEPWGPIGKDPTPSMLGLCGSLASIPSCKSLASFKSNECLVSDSPEGSPALSPS from the exons ATGGAAGCGAGCTTTGTCCAGACCACCATGGCTCTGGGGCTGTCCTCCAAGAAAGCGTCTTCCCGCAACGTGGCCGTGGAGCGTAGGAACCTGATCACCGTGTGCAG gttCTCTGTGAAAACACTGCTGGAGAAGTACACGGCAGAGCCCATCGATGACTCATCCGAGGAGTTTGTTAATTTCGCAGCCATTTTAGAGCAGATCCTCAGCCACCGTTTCAAAG CCTGTGCCCCAGCAGGTCCAGTGAGCTGGTTCAGCTCAGATGGGCAGCGGGGCTTCTGGGACTATATCCGGCTGGCCTGCAGCAAAGTGCCCAACAACTGTGTGAGCAGCATCGAGAACATGGAGAACATCAGCACAGCCCGAGCCAAG GGCAGGGCATGGATCCGGGTGGCGCTGATGGAGAAGCGCATGTCGGAATACATCACCACAGCTCTGCGGGACACCCGGACCACCAG acGGTTCTATGACTCTGGAGCCATCATGCTGCGGGAAGAAGCCACCGTCCTCACTGGGATGCTGATCGGACTGAGCGCCATCGACTTCAG CTTCTGTCTGAAGGGCGAAGTCCTGGACGGGAAGACCCCCGTGGTCATCGATTACACGCCCTATCTAAAGTTCACCCAGAG CTACGACTACCTGACGGACGAGGAGGAGCGGCACAGCGCCGAGAGTAGCACGAGCGAGGACAACTCGCCCGAGCACCCGTACCTGCCGCTCGTCACCGACGAGGACAGCTGGTACAGCAAGTGGCACAAGATGGAGCAGAAGTTCCGCATCGTCTATGCGCAGAAG GGCTACCTGGAGGAGCTGGTGCGTCTGCGCGAGTCGCAGCTGAAGGACCTGGAGGCGGAGAACCGGCggctgcagctgcagctggaggAAGCGGCAGCGCAGAACCAGCGCGAGAAGCGAGAGCTGGAAGGCGTGATCCTGGAGCTGCAGGAGCAGCT gaCAGGTCTGATCCCCGGTGACCACGCCCCCCTGGCCCAGGGTTCCAAGGAGCTAACCACGCCCCTGGTCAACCAGTGGCCTTCGCTGGGAACGCTCAGTGGGGCAGAGGGTGCCAGCAACTCCAAGCTCTACCGGAG ACACAGCTTCATGAGCTCGGACCCGCTGTCAGCTGAAGCTAGTCTAAGCTCGGACTCCCAGCGCCTGGGAGAGGGCAAGCGGGACGAGGAGCCCTGGGGCCCCATCG gGAAGGACCCCACGCCCTCCATGCTGGGCCTCTGCGGCTCCCTGGCCTCCATCCCCAGCTGCAAGTCCCTGGCGAGCTTCAAATCCAACGAGTGCCTGGTGAGCGACAGTCCCGAGGGCAGCCCAGCACTGAGCCCCAGCTGA
- the RUNDC3A gene encoding RUN domain-containing protein 3A isoform X2, translated as MEASFVQTTMALGLSSKKASSRNVAVERRNLITVCRFSVKTLLEKYTAEPIDDSSEEFVNFAAILEQILSHRFKAGPVSWFSSDGQRGFWDYIRLACSKVPNNCVSSIENMENISTARAKGRAWIRVALMEKRMSEYITTALRDTRTTRRFYDSGAIMLREEATVLTGMLIGLSAIDFSFCLKGEVLDGKTPVVIDYTPYLKFTQSYDYLTDEEERHSAESSTSEDNSPEHPYLPLVTDEDSWYSKWHKMEQKFRIVYAQKGYLEELVRLRESQLKDLEAENRRLQLQLEEAAAQNQREKRELEGVILELQEQLTGLIPGDHAPLAQGSKELTTPLVNQWPSLGTLSGAEGASNSKLYRREGPHALHAGPLRLPGLHPQLQVPGELQIQRVPGERQSRGQPSTEPQLRNGVGSASPTCQGPWTPTTFLRVPQSRPSFQRTLPTQPGVSRGRQPHPLACLSFLPRQLQQQAG; from the exons ATGGAAGCGAGCTTTGTCCAGACCACCATGGCTCTGGGGCTGTCCTCCAAGAAAGCGTCTTCCCGCAACGTGGCCGTGGAGCGTAGGAACCTGATCACCGTGTGCAG gttCTCTGTGAAAACACTGCTGGAGAAGTACACGGCAGAGCCCATCGATGACTCATCCGAGGAGTTTGTTAATTTCGCAGCCATTTTAGAGCAGATCCTCAGCCACCGTTTCAAAG CAGGTCCAGTGAGCTGGTTCAGCTCAGATGGGCAGCGGGGCTTCTGGGACTATATCCGGCTGGCCTGCAGCAAAGTGCCCAACAACTGTGTGAGCAGCATCGAGAACATGGAGAACATCAGCACAGCCCGAGCCAAG GGCAGGGCATGGATCCGGGTGGCGCTGATGGAGAAGCGCATGTCGGAATACATCACCACAGCTCTGCGGGACACCCGGACCACCAG acGGTTCTATGACTCTGGAGCCATCATGCTGCGGGAAGAAGCCACCGTCCTCACTGGGATGCTGATCGGACTGAGCGCCATCGACTTCAG CTTCTGTCTGAAGGGCGAAGTCCTGGACGGGAAGACCCCCGTGGTCATCGATTACACGCCCTATCTAAAGTTCACCCAGAG CTACGACTACCTGACGGACGAGGAGGAGCGGCACAGCGCCGAGAGTAGCACGAGCGAGGACAACTCGCCCGAGCACCCGTACCTGCCGCTCGTCACCGACGAGGACAGCTGGTACAGCAAGTGGCACAAGATGGAGCAGAAGTTCCGCATCGTCTATGCGCAGAAG GGCTACCTGGAGGAGCTGGTGCGTCTGCGCGAGTCGCAGCTGAAGGACCTGGAGGCGGAGAACCGGCggctgcagctgcagctggaggAAGCGGCAGCGCAGAACCAGCGCGAGAAGCGAGAGCTGGAAGGCGTGATCCTGGAGCTGCAGGAGCAGCT gaCAGGTCTGATCCCCGGTGACCACGCCCCCCTGGCCCAGGGTTCCAAGGAGCTAACCACGCCCCTGGTCAACCAGTGGCCTTCGCTGGGAACGCTCAGTGGGGCAGAGGGTGCCAGCAACTCCAAGCTCTACCGGAG gGAAGGACCCCACGCCCTCCATGCTGGGCCTCTGCGGCTCCCTGGCCTCCATCCCCAGCTGCAAGTCCCTGGCGAGCTTCAAATCCAACGAGTGCCTGGTGAGCGACAGTCCCGAGGGCAGCCCAGCACTGAGCCCCAGCTGAGGAACGGCGTGGGCAGTGCCAGCCCCACCTGCCAGGGGCCATGGACACCTACCACCTTTCTTCGAGTCCCCCAATCCAGGCCATCCTTCCAGAGAACGCTGCCCACCCAGCCAGGGGTCTCTCGGGGAAGACAACCCCATCCTCTTGCCTGTCTTAGCTTCCTGCCAAGGCAGCTGCAACAGCAAGCTGGCTGA